The following coding sequences lie in one Oncorhynchus kisutch isolate 150728-3 linkage group LG17, Okis_V2, whole genome shotgun sequence genomic window:
- the LOC109908066 gene encoding dolichyl-diphosphooligosaccharide--protein glycosyltransferase 48 kDa subunit has translation MAVYAPFSRLRSASTHFKKKKKNADVDFFSKMATWTSDKRMNWCSSALLLKKRTVGMAQTKSRLLGNNFILFLMISSMMHMALADGKTLVLLDNLNIRDTHAIFFRSLADRGFDLSFKTADDPSLSLIKYGQFLYDHLIIFSPSVEDFGGNISVETITSFIDGGGNVLVAASSDIGDPLREIGSECGIEFDEEKTAVIDHHHYDVSDPGEHTLIVADPDNLLKAPTIVGNPSDKPILFKGVGMVADPDNPLVLDILTGSSTSYSYFPDRPISQYPHAVGKNTLLIAGLQARNNARVVFSGSLHFFSDAFFNAAVQKATPGSQRYAQTGNMELAEALSRWVFKEAGVLRVGAVTHHPVGESTPPAAYTITDLVEYSVVIEMLSEGSWIPFDGEDIQLEFVRIDPFVRTYLKKNGDKYSVQFKLPDVYGVFQFKVDYNRLGYTHLYSSTQVSVRPLQHTQYERFIPSAFPYYASVFSMMGGLFVFSIVFLHMKEKEKSD, from the exons ATGGCAGTGTATGCGCCTTTCAGTCGGTTGCGATCAGCCAGTACACAttttaaaaagaagaagaagaacgcTGACGTCGACTTCTTCTCCAAAATGGCGACGTGGACCTCAGACAAGCGCATGAATTGGTGCAGTTCTGCTTTGTTGTTAAAAAAACGCACTGTAGGCATGGCTCAGACAAAATCCAGATTGTTGGgaaacaattttattttattcttgATGATATCGTCCATGATGCACATGGCATTGGCTGACGGAAAGACGCTCGTTTTGTTGGACAACCTCAACATCAGAGATACTCATGCAATCTTCTTCCGCAGTCTGGCAG ATCGTGGCTTTGACCTTTCATTCAAGACTGCAGATGATCCTTCTCTTTCCCTGATCAAATATGGCCAATTTCTCTATGACCACCTCATCATCTTCTCCCCATCCGTGGAAG ACTTTGGTGGCAACATCAGTGTTGAGACAATCACTTCCTTCATCGATGGTGGAGGCAATGTCCTGGTTGCTGCAAGCTCTGATATTG GTGATCCTCTGAGAGAGATAGGCAGTGAATGTGGAATTGAGTTTGATGAGGAGAAGACTGCTGTCATTGATCATCACCATTACGATGTGTCAGACCCTGGTGAG CATACCCTGATTGTTGCTGATCCAGACAATCTTCTGAAGGCTCCCACTATTGTCGGGAACCCCAGTGACAAACCCATCCTCTTCAAGGGTGTTGG CATGGTGGCAGACCCAGATAACCCCCTGGTCCTGGACATTCTGACTGGCTCCTCCACCTCCTACTCCTACTTCCCTGACCGACCCATCTCTCAG TACCCCCATGCTGTTGGAAAGAACACTCTTTTGATCGCTGGGCTCCAGGCCAGGAATAACGCCCGAGTGGTATTCAGTGGCTCACTGCACTTTTTCAGCGACGCCTTCTTCAACGCCGCTGTTCAGAAGGCCACACCTGGCTCCCAGAG GTACGCTCAGACTGGGAACATGGAATTAGCCGAGGCTCTGTCCCGTTGGGTGTTCAAGGAAGCCGGTGTACTCCGGGTGGGAGCCGTTACACATCATCCTGTGGGGGAGAGCACCCCTCCTGCAGCTTACACCATCACAGACCTTGTG GAGTACAGCGTTGTAATTGAGATGCTGTCCGAGGGTAGCTGGATTCCCTTTGATGGGGAAGACATCCAGTTGGAGTTTGTGAGAATCGACCCCTTCGTCAGGACCTACCTCAAGAAAAATG GAGATAAATACAGCGTCCAGTTCAAGTTGCCTGACGTGTATGGAGTGTTCCAGTTCAAGGTGGACTACAACAGGCTAGGCTACACACACCTGTACTCCTCTACTCAG GTGTCGGTGCGTCCTCTGCAGCACACGCAGTATGAGCGCTTCATCCCCTCAGCGTTCCCTTACTACGCCAGTGTCTTCTCCATGATGGGAGGACTCTTTGTCTTCAGCATAGTCTTCCTTCACATGAAAGAAAAGGAAAAATCAGACTAG